A window of Rhododendron vialii isolate Sample 1 chromosome 13a, ASM3025357v1 contains these coding sequences:
- the LOC131314322 gene encoding uncharacterized protein LOC131314322 isoform X2, which yields MGAATEWSTRIVAHNLTGNTFAPSRALVKKSQINFFRFSSIGVGFFSLSHPISLTLKTVQSVASSKTEVSTGFDSAYAGTQTIEPSKTVHVKFQLQQECFFGEQFLLVGDDPMLGSWNPSNAIPLNWSDGHLWTVELDLPVGRSIQFKYVLKRGTGEILWQPGPDRIFRAWETKSTVTITEDWANAEVQKMTEEEVLSPTEKLIHDVGTECDENLISADTIAYPGDELTVNGSGFTATEKETRGEKGTFVNAKKEVDRADRIGDDKTENIGRNKWKAATTPKKSPRVEPEEPILTYGGGPVLVSGSNPMPVVSANQAPHIES from the exons ATGGGAGCAGCAACGGAATGGTCCACCAGGATCGTCGCCCACAACCTCACTGGCAATACTTTTGCTCCTTCGAGAGCTCTTGTCAAGAAATCCCAGATCAACTTCTTCCGATTCTCGAGTATTGGGGTTgggttcttctctctctctcatcccatcTCACTCACACTCAAGACAGTCCAAAGCGTCGCATCCTCAAAAACAGAG GTTTCCACGGGCTTCGACTCTGCTTATGCTGGGACCCAAACCATAG AGCCATCAAAGACAGTTCATGTGAAGTTCCAGTTGCAGCAGGAGTGTTTCTTTGGGGAGCAATTCCTTCTTGTGGGAGACGACCCTATGCTAGGTTCCTGGAATCCCTCAAATGCTATTCCCCTGAACTGGTCAGATGGGCACTTGTGGACTGTTGAGCTG GATTTACCTGTGGGGAGATCAATCCAATTCAAGTATGTACTCAAACGAGGCACCGGCGAAATTTTGTGGCAGCCGGGTCCAGACCGGATTTTCCGCGCTTGGGAAACGAAGAGCACGGTTACCATCACAGAAGACTGGGCCAATGCCGAAGTTCAGAAGATGACCGAGGAGGAAGTACTCAGTCCGACCGAGAAACTGATCCATGACGTCGGAACTGAATGTGATGAGAATTTGATTTCAGCTGATACCATTGCATATCCAGGGGATGAACTGACAGTCAATGGAAGTGGATTCACTGCCACGGAGAAAGAAACTCGTGGCGAAAAGGGGACCTTTGTGAATGCCAAGAAGGAAGTTGATAGAGCAGATCGTATTGGAGATGACAAGACAGAGAACATCGGCAGAAATAAATGGAAGGCAGCGACGACTCCGAAGAAATCACCAAGGGTGGAACCAGAGGAGCCAATCCTGACATACGGAGGAGGTCCTGTTTTGGTATCTGGCTCGAATCCAATGCCAGTTGTTTCAGCTAACCAAGCTCCTCACATTGAGAGTTGA
- the LOC131314322 gene encoding uncharacterized protein LOC131314322 isoform X1 yields MGAATEWSTRIVAHNLTGNTFAPSRALVKKSQINFFRFSSIGVGFFSLSHPISLTLKTVQSVASSKTEVVSTGFDSAYAGTQTIEPSKTVHVKFQLQQECFFGEQFLLVGDDPMLGSWNPSNAIPLNWSDGHLWTVELDLPVGRSIQFKYVLKRGTGEILWQPGPDRIFRAWETKSTVTITEDWANAEVQKMTEEEVLSPTEKLIHDVGTECDENLISADTIAYPGDELTVNGSGFTATEKETRGEKGTFVNAKKEVDRADRIGDDKTENIGRNKWKAATTPKKSPRVEPEEPILTYGGGPVLVSGSNPMPVVSANQAPHIES; encoded by the exons ATGGGAGCAGCAACGGAATGGTCCACCAGGATCGTCGCCCACAACCTCACTGGCAATACTTTTGCTCCTTCGAGAGCTCTTGTCAAGAAATCCCAGATCAACTTCTTCCGATTCTCGAGTATTGGGGTTgggttcttctctctctctcatcccatcTCACTCACACTCAAGACAGTCCAAAGCGTCGCATCCTCAAAAACAGAGgta GTTTCCACGGGCTTCGACTCTGCTTATGCTGGGACCCAAACCATAG AGCCATCAAAGACAGTTCATGTGAAGTTCCAGTTGCAGCAGGAGTGTTTCTTTGGGGAGCAATTCCTTCTTGTGGGAGACGACCCTATGCTAGGTTCCTGGAATCCCTCAAATGCTATTCCCCTGAACTGGTCAGATGGGCACTTGTGGACTGTTGAGCTG GATTTACCTGTGGGGAGATCAATCCAATTCAAGTATGTACTCAAACGAGGCACCGGCGAAATTTTGTGGCAGCCGGGTCCAGACCGGATTTTCCGCGCTTGGGAAACGAAGAGCACGGTTACCATCACAGAAGACTGGGCCAATGCCGAAGTTCAGAAGATGACCGAGGAGGAAGTACTCAGTCCGACCGAGAAACTGATCCATGACGTCGGAACTGAATGTGATGAGAATTTGATTTCAGCTGATACCATTGCATATCCAGGGGATGAACTGACAGTCAATGGAAGTGGATTCACTGCCACGGAGAAAGAAACTCGTGGCGAAAAGGGGACCTTTGTGAATGCCAAGAAGGAAGTTGATAGAGCAGATCGTATTGGAGATGACAAGACAGAGAACATCGGCAGAAATAAATGGAAGGCAGCGACGACTCCGAAGAAATCACCAAGGGTGGAACCAGAGGAGCCAATCCTGACATACGGAGGAGGTCCTGTTTTGGTATCTGGCTCGAATCCAATGCCAGTTGTTTCAGCTAACCAAGCTCCTCACATTGAGAGTTGA